The window TGGCGTCGGTCCTGGCCGGCGTGGCTGCGTGGGACGGCGCTGGGCTTCCCGTTAGGCGCGATTCCGGCGGGTGGGGCAGAGCTGCCAACCTTGCTCTCGTTCGCGCTGGAGAAGCGGTTGGCGCGGCAGCCAGCCGAATGGACGCCCGTTGGCCCGGGGGCGATCGAGGGGGTCGCCGGCCCCGAGGCGGCGAACAATGCGTCGGCGGCCGGGACGCTCGTCCCGATGTTGGCGCTGGGGATTCCCACCACCGCGACCGCCGCGGTCCTTCTCGTGGCGTTGCAGCAATACGGGCTGCAGCCAGGTCCGTTGCTGTTCCGCAACGCGGGGGAACTGGTGTGGGCTTTGCTGGCGTCGCTCCTGGTGGGCAATGCCATGTTGCTGGTCCTCAACCTTCCCCTGGCCCACTGGTGGGCGCGTCTCGCGGCGATCCGTCCGGCGTACCTGCACGCGGGGATCCTGGTGTTGGCCACGGTTGGGACCTGGACGCTCCACCGGTCCACGGTGGACCTGATGGTGTTGGCGACGTTAGGCGTGGTCGGCTTCGCCTGGCGCGTCCTGGGGTGCCCGGCGGTCCCCGTTGTGATCGGCGCGATGCTCGGCCCGCTCGCCGAGCAACATCTGCAGCGCTCGCTGGTCGTCGCCAACGGTGACTGGCGCGCGGTGGTGGCGCGCCCCGGCGCGGCGGGCCTTCTCGGCCTGGCCGTCGTTGTCGCGGTGGGGGCGCTGGTCGTTCGGCGGCGGCCGCGCCGTCCGGGGGCCTAACGCTGGAGGCGTTCGCCGGCCCGGTTGACCAGGAGCACCGTCAGAAAGATGGCGGCACCGGGAAACAGGGCCACCCAGGGTTCGGTGGTCATGACGGCCTGGGCCTGGTAGAGCATGTTGCCCCAGCTGGCGGTGGGAGGTTGGACACCAACCCCAAAGAACGACAGCGCACTCTCCATCAGGATCGAGCGTCCAACGGCGAGGGTGGCCGATACCGCCAACACGCCGGTCACGTTGGGGACGAGGTGTCGCCGGATGACCTGCATCGGGGCGACGCCCAGCGCGCGTGCGGCCTCCACGAACCCTCGCGGCACGAGTGACAGCACCTCGGCGCGCACGACCCGCGCGGTTTCCATCCAGCCCACCAGGCCCACGAGGAGCACGAGGAGCGGGACGGACGGCTGCAGGATGGCGGCGATGGTCATCAGGAGCGGGAGTCGCGGGATGGACAACATCGCATCGGTCACGCGCATGAGGAACGCATCCACGGCACGGCTGGCCGATCCCGCGACCAGGCCAATGACCGCCCCGAGCGCGACCGAGGTCGCGGCGGCGAGCAGGCCGATAGCGATGGAGATGCGCGCCCCATGGAGCGCGCGGGTCAAGACGTCGCGGCCGAGGTCATCCGTGCCAAACCAATGCGCGGCCGATGGTGCCGCGCGACGGAGCGCGAGGTCCACGGCATCTGGGGCGTAGGGAGCGAGCCATGGTGCGAGGGCTGCCACCAGGAGCAGCGCCGCGATCGTGGTCGCGCCATCCGGGAGCCGCCGCATCACGCGCGCACCCTCGGGTCGAGCCACCGGGACGCGAGGTCAGCGAGCAGGTTCATGGCGACGACCACGACGGACGAGAGCATCAGGAAGGCCATGAGGACCGTATAGTCGCGACGGGCCAGGGCTTCGGTGAACAGTCCGCCGAGGCCGGGCCAGGCGAACACACTTTCGGTCATCACGGCGCCGGACACCATGATCGCCGCGTCGAGCATCACCACCGTGAAGAAGGGGAGCAGCGCGTTGCGCAGGGCGTGCCGGTAGTGCACCAGTCGCGCCGGGACGCCGCGGCCGCGGGCGGCAAGGACGAAGCGCTGGTGCAGGACCTGGCCCATCGCGCTGCGCAGGTAGCGCGTCCAGGCAGCGGCGTGGAGGACCGCGAGGGTTGCCGCCGGCAGCGCAAGGTGCGCCAAGCGGTCCCCGATTCCACCGCCGAGGAGCGACGATCTTCCACTGGACGGGGCCCATCCGAGCCACACGGCAAAAACCAGCTGAAGCAGCAGTCCGAGCCAAAATGCGGGAAGCGATATCCCGGCGACTGTCAGGGCTCCGGTCACGCGATCCAACAGGGCGCGCCGACGAACGGCGGTGATCACCCCGACGGGAACCGCCGCGATGAGTGCCACCACGAGCGATGCACTCACCAACTCAAGGGTCGCAGGGATGCGTTCGGCAATGCGCGTCGCCACCGGTCGTCCGTCCGTAAACGAATATCCCCAGTCACCCACGAGGAACCCGCGCAACCATGCCAGGTATTGCACGGGGAGTGGCTGGTCGAGCCCCAACGAGGCCTTGAGGCGCTCGATATCGGCTGGGCGGACGTTCGGGTTCTCCAGATAAATCGACATCGGCCCCCCGGGCGCCGCGTGCAGGAGGGCGAAGACGAGCACGGAGAGGAGGAGCAGGAGCGGGATCGCCTGTGCAACCCGGCGCACGACAACGATCGCGCTCATGGACAGGTCCGGGCGGTCACGCCGTCACGACGCGAACTGGCGGAGGTGGTGATCGGTGTGGCGCCACCCCCAGTGTTGCCACTCGGCCTGGGTCAGCGGCCCGAAGGCTGCGTGCGGCCGACCCTCCCCGTTCCACGTGGCGAAACGTTGGATGAGGTCGACCACGTCGGTCTTGAGGTGTTCGAACTCGGGATCGACCGCCGGTTGACGACGCACGGCATCGAAGTGTGGGAGCGTCGGGCCATTACGGGGCCAGGCGAAGGGTGCGTAGAACGCGAACGGGCGGATCACCTTCCGGAAGAACCAGTTGCTCTGGTCACGGACGGCGATATCACCCAGCGCGGCGCGATAGGCCTCGGCGACGTGCCAGAGCATTTGCGAAACGTTCATCTTGCCCCATTGGCGTGGGGCGCCGGCGCTCAATGCGCGCACGCGAGACACGAGCGCGTCGCGCGTCGCGGGATCGGTCAGGGTGGGGGAGAGGGGCACGGACGAATCGGCAGGAAATGAGGGGCGAGCGCTAGGGCGGCGAGACCACGTCCCACTCGTGCACGTTCCAGAAGACGCCGGTGTTGGTGGGATTGCCCTTGAACCCTCGCAGCGTGGCCGGCACGCCATCCAGGCGCGTCACGTTGTACAACGGAATCTCCGGGGCCAATTCGGCCAGGCGCTGCTGCACCTGGACCAGGAGGCGGCGCCGTCGTGTCTGGTCGATCTCCCGATCGCTGGCGTACATCATCGAGTCGAGCCGCGCGTCGGCCACGTAGTTGATGTTCCGACCTGCGGGCGGGGTGCGGTCAGAGGCGAAGAAGAGGGTCAACTCCGGGTCGGCCGGCATGTGCCACCAGTGGAGCATGGCGTCAAAGTTCCCCTCGAACCAGAGCGAGGAGATCGACGTACCGTCAACCAGCTGAATCTTCATGTCGACGCCGACATCGCGGAACGCGCGTTGCACGACCTGCGCCACGTTTTCGCGGGTGACAAAGCCGGCCTGTGTGAGGAGGGTGAACGTCAGGGGCACGCCGTCCTTCTCGCGAATGCCGTCGCGATTTCCGTCGGTCCATCCGGCTTCGTCGAGGAGGGACCGCGCGCGCGCCACGTCAAACGGGTAGGTGGCCACGCTATCCGTGAACGCCCACGACAGGGGCTGGATCGCCCCGTGCACCACGGGCGCCAGCGAGTCGAGGATCGTTCGGGTAATCGCCTCGCGGTCCAGGGCATGCGTGAGCGC is drawn from Gemmatimonadota bacterium and contains these coding sequences:
- a CDS encoding tripartite tricarboxylate transporter permease, yielding MMSLADGLVIALQPIHLLWALAGAALGTAVGVLPGVGPAMTVALLLPATFGLEPTSGMILLAGIYYGAMYGGSTTSILFNIPGESATIVTAIEGHAMTRHGRAGTALATAAIGSFVAGTIGTLLIATIGPALAQVALRMGPAEQFALIVLAFAMVTTVLGDRPWLGLASLCLGLLIGAVGIDVQTGEARLTLGVPQLLDGIDIIVVAVAFFAVSESLHLAWTGDVAPVALGPSGHIGLTRAEWRRSWPAWLRGTALGFPLGAIPAGGAELPTLLSFALEKRLARQPAEWTPVGPGAIEGVAGPEAANNASAAGTLVPMLALGIPTTATAAVLLVALQQYGLQPGPLLFRNAGELVWALLASLLVGNAMLLVLNLPLAHWWARLAAIRPAYLHAGILVLATVGTWTLHRSTVDLMVLATLGVVGFAWRVLGCPAVPVVIGAMLGPLAEQHLQRSLVVANGDWRAVVARPGAAGLLGLAVVVAVGALVVRRRPRRPGA
- a CDS encoding ABC transporter permease, which produces MMRRLPDGATTIAALLLVAALAPWLAPYAPDAVDLALRRAAPSAAHWFGTDDLGRDVLTRALHGARISIAIGLLAAATSVALGAVIGLVAGSASRAVDAFLMRVTDAMLSIPRLPLLMTIAAILQPSVPLLVLLVGLVGWMETARVVRAEVLSLVPRGFVEAARALGVAPMQVIRRHLVPNVTGVLAVSATLAVGRSILMESALSFFGVGVQPPTASWGNMLYQAQAVMTTEPWVALFPGAAIFLTVLLVNRAGERLQR
- a CDS encoding DUF1569 domain-containing protein — its product is MPLSPTLTDPATRDALVSRVRALSAGAPRQWGKMNVSQMLWHVAEAYRAALGDIAVRDQSNWFFRKVIRPFAFYAPFAWPRNGPTLPHFDAVRRQPAVDPEFEHLKTDVVDLIQRFATWNGEGRPHAAFGPLTQAEWQHWGWRHTDHHLRQFAS
- a CDS encoding ABC transporter permease: MSAIVVVRRVAQAIPLLLLLSVLVFALLHAAPGGPMSIYLENPNVRPADIERLKASLGLDQPLPVQYLAWLRGFLVGDWGYSFTDGRPVATRIAERIPATLELVSASLVVALIAAVPVGVITAVRRRALLDRVTGALTVAGISLPAFWLGLLLQLVFAVWLGWAPSSGRSSLLGGGIGDRLAHLALPAATLAVLHAAAWTRYLRSAMGQVLHQRFVLAARGRGVPARLVHYRHALRNALLPFFTVVMLDAAIMVSGAVMTESVFAWPGLGGLFTEALARRDYTVLMAFLMLSSVVVVAMNLLADLASRWLDPRVRA